From the genome of Nitrospirae bacterium YQR-1, one region includes:
- the glgX gene encoding glycogen debranching protein GlgX yields MKPLENTKGKRLSKKGGLEIFRGSPNPLGSMVRQGGINFAIFSKHATDVILLIYTSGEREPLAEIPLDSQYNKTGDVWHVFVKGLYTMTRYGYIIERDPNDNPDVHRFCCGNVLADPYAKALSGSSEWGKLYRRRGEDIKESPYNIRRSLVIEDDFDWGYDAPLNIPMKDSIIYEMHVRGFTVDKSSKVQCPGTYRGVIEKIPYLKELGITAIELLPIMEFEEIDSDRVNPATGDRLFNYWGYQPISFFAPKASYACESRNGLQVREFKSMVKALHEAGIEVILDVVFNHTAEGNERGPSFSFKGIDNSIYYIVDPATGDYHNYSGCGNTLNCNHPVVRNMILDCLRYWVTEMHVDGFRFDLASILGRGRDGSVLTDPPLLERIAADPILANTKLIAEAWDAAGLYQVGSFPNWGRWAEWNGKFRDDVRRFVRGEKGFVEAMMLRLIGSPDLYKISGREPYHSINFVTCHDGFTLNDLVCYDWKHNESNGEDNRDGANDNWSWNCGWEGQTDNEEIKRLRKRQMKNFAAILLLSHGVPMILSGDEIARSQGGNNNAYCQDNIISWMDWTQLEDNPVMFRFFRELIKFRKEHVILRPEKFHSENISWHGVEISKPDKSQYSRSVAMFIAGRDVSGDIYIILNTYYEFLTFQLPSPTCWKKWHRFIDTNLEAPHDIMDVGSEFYINEQNYYTVAPRSIVVLLSK; encoded by the coding sequence ATGAAACCCCTTGAAAACACTAAGGGCAAGCGTCTGTCCAAAAAGGGCGGACTTGAAATCTTCAGAGGCAGCCCTAACCCTCTGGGCTCTATGGTCAGGCAAGGCGGCATTAATTTTGCCATTTTTTCAAAACACGCCACTGATGTCATACTCCTAATCTATACATCAGGAGAAAGAGAGCCACTTGCCGAGATACCGTTGGATTCACAGTACAATAAGACCGGGGATGTTTGGCACGTCTTTGTAAAAGGCCTCTATACAATGACAAGGTACGGCTACATAATAGAGCGTGACCCTAATGACAACCCCGATGTGCACAGGTTCTGCTGCGGTAATGTGCTTGCAGACCCATACGCTAAGGCCCTTTCCGGGTCATCTGAGTGGGGTAAACTTTACAGACGCAGGGGAGAGGATATTAAGGAGTCCCCATACAATATTCGCCGCTCACTGGTTATTGAGGATGACTTCGACTGGGGCTACGACGCACCGTTGAACATACCGATGAAGGACTCCATAATTTACGAAATGCACGTCAGGGGTTTTACAGTTGATAAATCCTCCAAAGTACAGTGTCCCGGCACGTATCGCGGAGTTATTGAGAAAATCCCCTATTTGAAGGAGCTGGGTATTACCGCCATTGAATTACTTCCTATTATGGAATTTGAAGAGATTGACTCAGACCGAGTAAATCCGGCAACAGGGGACCGTTTGTTTAATTACTGGGGCTACCAGCCAATATCGTTTTTTGCTCCAAAGGCCTCGTATGCGTGTGAAAGCAGAAACGGGCTGCAGGTCAGGGAATTTAAGTCGATGGTAAAAGCACTTCATGAAGCCGGCATTGAGGTGATTCTTGATGTGGTATTTAACCACACGGCGGAGGGTAACGAGCGCGGGCCGTCGTTTTCCTTTAAAGGCATTGATAATTCCATCTATTACATAGTTGACCCTGCAACGGGGGACTACCATAATTACTCAGGCTGTGGCAATACGTTAAATTGTAATCATCCGGTGGTAAGAAACATGATTTTGGATTGCCTGAGGTATTGGGTTACGGAGATGCATGTGGATGGCTTTAGGTTTGACCTTGCCTCAATACTGGGCAGGGGGCGTGACGGCTCTGTGCTGACTGACCCACCGCTCCTTGAGCGCATAGCCGCTGACCCGATACTGGCCAATACAAAATTAATAGCCGAGGCCTGGGACGCCGCAGGGCTTTATCAGGTCGGTTCATTTCCAAACTGGGGGCGCTGGGCGGAGTGGAACGGCAAATTCAGAGACGATGTGAGGCGTTTTGTGCGGGGCGAGAAGGGCTTTGTCGAGGCCATGATGCTGCGTCTGATAGGCTCTCCCGATCTTTATAAAATAAGCGGACGTGAGCCCTACCACAGTATAAATTTTGTGACATGTCATGATGGATTTACACTTAACGATCTAGTCTGCTATGACTGGAAGCACAACGAAAGCAACGGCGAGGATAACCGTGACGGCGCCAATGACAACTGGAGCTGGAATTGTGGCTGGGAGGGGCAAACTGATAACGAAGAGATTAAGAGGTTAAGAAAGCGGCAGATGAAAAACTTTGCAGCAATTCTTCTCCTTTCCCATGGAGTGCCTATGATCCTATCCGGTGATGAAATAGCAAGGTCGCAGGGCGGTAACAACAATGCCTACTGTCAGGACAACATAATTAGTTGGATGGACTGGACACAATTAGAGGATAATCCTGTCATGTTCCGGTTTTTCAGGGAGTTGATTAAGTTTCGCAAAGAGCATGTAATCTTGCGGCCTGAGAAATTCCACTCTGAGAACATCAGTTGGCATGGCGTTGAAATAAGTAAACCGGATAAATCACAATACTCACGCTCAGTTGCCATGTTTATAGCCGGAAGGGACGTAAGCGGGGATATATACATAATATTGAACACCTACTATGAGTTCCTGACATTTCAATTGCCATCCCCAACATGCTGGAAAAAATGGCACAGGTTTATAGATACAAATCTGGAGGCACCCCATGACATAATGGATGTGGGTTCGGAATTTTACATAAACGAGCAGAATTATTATACGGTGGCACCAAGGTCTATTGTGGTCTTATTGAGTAAATAG
- a CDS encoding amidohydrolase, with amino-acid sequence MSSGVEVDYLITGDYVLTMELGHKPIVNGVVAVSGGKIIDVGHADVLLSKYKAGRVLGGKGRVIIPGLINTHTHAAMVYFRGLADDLPLKEWLEGYIWPAEGRWLSGEFVADAITLACLEMMLNGITTYNDMYFFKESIAKTTTEMGMRAVLGAGILDFPTASAKNADGYLSNAENFINNWHKDTLITPAVSPHAPYTCGPDTFRKAKRLSERYGLPLHTHLSETQHEVADITKLYGKSPVEHLSSIGVLDSTVVAAHCVWVSDKEVDILSEAGVSVSHCVESNLKLASGIAPVVGMLKRGVNVAFGTDGAASNNDLDIFTEMSIAARLHKAVNNDPTVLTAKEALTMATISGATALGKSETIGSIKAGKTADLVILNLDKPHLTPYYDIYSLIVYSMRASDVETVMINGKLTVENKVCLMKDEGEIIEKARWWKDRIAAETKIGKSY; translated from the coding sequence ATGAGTTCAGGTGTTGAGGTAGATTATTTAATCACCGGCGATTATGTTCTTACCATGGAGTTAGGGCACAAGCCGATAGTAAACGGTGTAGTTGCCGTCTCAGGCGGAAAGATTATAGATGTTGGTCATGCGGATGTGCTATTGAGTAAGTATAAAGCCGGCAGAGTGCTGGGGGGCAAAGGCAGGGTGATAATTCCCGGCCTTATAAATACCCACACACATGCAGCCATGGTTTATTTCAGGGGGCTTGCGGATGATTTACCTCTTAAGGAGTGGCTTGAGGGCTATATCTGGCCTGCGGAGGGAAGATGGTTAAGCGGGGAGTTTGTGGCCGATGCCATAACCCTGGCTTGTCTTGAGATGATGCTAAACGGCATTACTACTTATAACGACATGTATTTTTTTAAAGAAAGCATAGCCAAGACAACAACGGAGATGGGAATGAGGGCGGTACTGGGTGCCGGAATTCTGGATTTTCCCACGGCCTCGGCAAAAAACGCTGATGGGTATTTAAGTAATGCGGAGAATTTTATAAACAACTGGCATAAAGATACTCTCATAACACCGGCGGTGTCTCCACATGCCCCCTACACATGTGGCCCGGATACATTCAGGAAAGCGAAAAGACTATCGGAGCGCTATGGACTTCCGCTGCATACGCATCTTTCAGAGACACAGCACGAAGTGGCCGACATTACAAAGCTATACGGCAAATCACCGGTGGAGCATCTTAGTTCAATAGGGGTGCTTGATAGCACTGTGGTGGCAGCCCATTGTGTTTGGGTCAGTGATAAAGAGGTGGATATTCTCTCAGAGGCCGGGGTAAGCGTATCACACTGTGTGGAGAGTAATCTCAAGCTGGCCTCAGGCATAGCGCCCGTGGTGGGTATGTTAAAGAGGGGAGTGAACGTGGCCTTTGGTACAGATGGTGCGGCAAGTAACAATGATCTAGATATTTTTACCGAGATGTCCATAGCCGCCCGTCTTCACAAAGCTGTAAACAATGACCCCACTGTGCTTACCGCTAAAGAGGCTCTTACGATGGCAACGATATCGGGAGCTACAGCTCTTGGAAAATCAGAGACGATAGGCAGCATTAAAGCAGGCAAGACGGCGGATTTAGTTATACTGAATCTTGATAAACCTCATCTTACGCCCTATTATGATATTTACTCGCTCATAGTGTATTCTATGAGGGCCTCAGACGTTGAAACAGTTATGATAAACGGAAAGCTTACGGTGGAAAATAAAGTCTGTCTGATGAAAGATGAAGGGGAAATAATAGAAAAGGCAAGGTGGTGGAAAGACAGAATCGCCGCCGAGACAAAAATCGGCAAGTCATATTAG
- a CDS encoding C4-type zinc ribbon domain-containing protein encodes MLEEIGLLKEIQALDSEIIRIKILIEKTPKAVVEYDKALNVAKLEVTQRKAAVEKALKHRKDLELQAEEKAGRITKMKSRVNDLKSNKEYKTHLKEIEQVEKEKRHIEDDILNLMEQMESNEKALKKSELLLSQEQEKYNEKISDLNKEKTVNEKELEALIVRRKKLSKEINKEIYDRYLKLLTRKNGIAVVRAVSEICCGCNMNIPPQLYVEVMKNDRILACPQCGRILYFEQENSQ; translated from the coding sequence GTGTTAGAAGAGATTGGTCTCCTTAAAGAGATACAGGCTCTTGACAGTGAAATAATAAGAATCAAAATTCTTATTGAAAAGACTCCCAAAGCGGTGGTTGAGTACGATAAGGCTCTCAATGTTGCCAAATTAGAAGTAACTCAGAGGAAAGCAGCCGTCGAAAAAGCGCTTAAGCACAGGAAAGACCTTGAGTTGCAGGCGGAAGAAAAAGCCGGGCGTATCACTAAGATGAAAAGCCGGGTCAACGATCTTAAGTCAAACAAGGAGTATAAAACACACTTAAAAGAGATAGAGCAGGTAGAAAAAGAGAAACGGCATATAGAGGATGACATTCTCAACCTAATGGAGCAGATGGAATCTAATGAAAAGGCATTAAAAAAGTCTGAGCTGTTGCTTAGTCAGGAGCAGGAAAAGTATAACGAAAAGATTTCTGATTTGAATAAGGAAAAAACTGTCAATGAAAAAGAGCTTGAGGCGTTAATTGTCAGAAGAAAGAAACTAAGTAAGGAAATTAACAAAGAAATCTATGACAGATATTTGAAGCTTCTTACCAGAAAAAATGGTATTGCCGTGGTAAGAGCGGTATCAGAGATTTGTTGTGGGTGTAATATGAACATACCTCCGCAGTTATATGTAGAGGTGATGAAGAATGACCGCATTTTGGCCTGTCCCCAGTGTGGAAGGATTCTCTATTTTGAACAGGAAAACTCTCAGTAG